A stretch of Mya arenaria isolate MELC-2E11 chromosome 14, ASM2691426v1 DNA encodes these proteins:
- the LOC128216398 gene encoding E3 ubiquitin-protein ligase TRIM33-like, producing the protein MDAVSGKKAPEGTGLVTDHTFCQPCANDGKNIPPDAFCTVCKEFLCSNCARVHKNMKFTKMHPLQDKSTMPSSLQPESENKHFTETCQRHAEEFIKYYCPNHETLLCGECLAEKEHSSCTIEKISQVAKRYKEGAEYNSLKTGLVQTATDIGKLSHDIQAIMKSVDEESLTNINELRKFRTEINQYLDKRENELLAEIDQKKRTSKTLLNELKSKCTNMKSSIEKLKSELQAQDDNSNQLLIVGKRAIKELAGLQAALEEVSKRSEVPRYKFHRDPATEQLITSDKAIGRLEEGESTSALGPLQRQLQTKQKQRQQETMQQHQKHIKALSQKGESISAVEQQERQQQKKQQPWQLETMQQQQKYMQGASQKAHFSSRADLSQAKFSRQPDISVKTSDGSRDCWLTSVTLLTGDSLILVDHNNCSLKLVDTMNNKLVSQVKLLGEPWDLCHLPGNRAAVTLPGLKKIQFVSTQGNFTLQEVVEVEEKCHGIGFCDDNLIVSFPFQGKVVLMNMKGKVKKSVDKDSSEKPWFVYPVNLTVTRESQTPPVIYVLDWDTNTITKLSISLEVLQSYQDPILKYPRGLAPVGDNQLLLCGSSSDNILLLDTLTGEITQLLGKEEGIECPRSVAYCSLKKMMFVTCRHYGRPDSDSFVKVFKLV; encoded by the exons ATGGATGCAGTCTCAGGGAAAAAGGCACCCGAGGGAACAGGATTGGTCACTGACCACACCTTCTGCCAGCCATGTGCGAACGATGGCAAGAACATCCCACCTGATGCCTTCTGTACCGTTTGCAAGGAGTTCCTGTGTTCCAACTGTGCCCGAGTACACAAGAACATGAAGTTTACCAAAATGCACCCTCTCCAGGACAAGAGTACCATGCCTTCTTCACTCCAACCAGAGAGTGAGAATAAGcattttacggaaacatgtcaACGCCATGCCGAAGAGTTCATAAAATACTATTGTCCCAATCATGAGACACTTCTGTGTGGAGAATGCTTGGCTGAGAAAGAACACAGCTCATGCACTATTGAAAAGATTTCTCAAGTGGCAAAGCGGTACAAAGAAGGTGCAGAATACAACAGCCTGAAAACAGGACTTGTCCAGACGGCCACTGACATTGGCAAACTGTCACACGACATACAGGCGATCATGAAATCAGTTGACGAAGAAAGCCTTACCAATATCAATGAGCTTCGCAAATTTAGGACTGAAATTAACCAGTACCTTGATAAAAGGGAAAACGAACTCTTGGCAGAAATTGATCAGAAGAAACGAACATCCAAGACACTGCTAAATGAACTGAAATCAAAATGCACAAACATGAAATCATCCATTGAGAAACTAAAGTCGGAGCTACAAGCACAGGACGACAATAGCAACCAGCTATTAATAGTAGGAAAACGAGCTATAAAAGAGCTGGCTGGTCTCCAGGCAGCCCTGGAAGAGGTGAGCAAGAGAAGTGAAGTTCCCCGATACAAGTTTCACAGGGACCCCGCAACTGAACAGTTAATAACTTCTGATAAAGCAATAGGAAGGTTGGAAGAGGGCGAATCAACTTCGGCGTTAGGGCCGCTTCAAAGACAACTTCAAACGAAGCAGAAACAACGGCAACAGGAGACGATGCAACAACACCAAAAACACATTAAAGCTTTATCACAAAAAG GAGAATCAATTTCGGCGGTAGAGCAGCAAGaacgacaacaacaaaagaAGCAGCAGCCATGGCAACTCGAGACGAtgcagcaacaacaaaaatacatgcaaGGTGCATCACAGAAAG CCCACTTCAGCAGCAGAGCAGACCTAAGCCAGGCCAAGTTCAGCAGGCAGCCTGACATTTCAGTGAAGACATCAGATGGTAGCAGGGACTGCTGGCTAACCAGTGTGACTCTCCTGACCGGGGACAGTCTCATACTGGTAGATCACAATAATTGCTCATTGAAGCTGGTGGACACCATGAATAACAAGCTGGTGTCCCAGGTAAAACTGCTAGGTGAGCCGTGGGACCTGTGTCACCTGCCCGGGAACAGGGCAGCCGTCACTCTGCCTGGTTTGAAGAAGATACAGTTCGTATCTACTCAGGGAAATTTCACACTACAGGAAGTTGTTGAAGTCGAAGAAAAATGTCATGGAATAGGTTTCTGTGATGACAACTTGATAGTGTCTTTCCCCTTCCAAGGTAAGGTTGTGTTGATGAACATGAAGGGAAAGGTGAAGAAGAGTGTGGACAAAGACAGCAGTGAAAAACCTTGGTTTGTGTATCCTGTGAATCTGACAGTGACCAGGGAGAGCCAGACTCCTCCGGTCATATATGTCTTGGACTGGGACACCAACACCATAACCAAGCTGAGCATCTCACTGGAGGTCCTCCAGTCGTACCAAGACCCGATACTGAAATACCCACGTGGTCTGGCACCCGTGGGAGACAACCAGCTGCTCTTGTGTGGGAGTAGCAGTGACAACATCCTGTTACTGGACACGCTCACAGGCGAGATAACCCAACTGCTGGGGAAGGAGGAGGGGATAGAGTGTCCACGCAGTGTGGCTTACTGTTCACTGAAGAAGATGATGTTTGTCACCTGCAGGCACTATGGCAGACCTGATTCGGATAGTTTCGTAAAAGTATTCAAATTAGTATAG